ttgacattttttgtattaaaaacacttttcttttattggtcggatgaaatatgctaattttgtgagataggaattttgggttttcatgagctgtatgccaaaatcatccatattaagacaataaaagacctgaaatatttcagttagtgtgcaatgaatctaaaatatatgaatgtaaaattttcatcatgacattatggaaaataatgaactttatcacaatatgctaatattttgtgaaggacctgtattatgtaaataaatgatgtatttcaattggtcaagagaatccaaatacacaccaatgctttgtatctgtataaaaactgcCCCATAAAGACTGGAGGCAGGgtgacttctggaattttttATGAATATGATACTGTGcgctttttgaagaataaaagtaCCCTCTCGTGAAGGTGTTTGAAGGGAGAATATTTCTGAGtactgttttcattattttggcTCAGAGTTCCGACTGCATCGCTCCCAAAAGATCagggcatgtttttttttaaactgggtTGACAATAGACATTTTCCACAAAAATGGCATGTAGGTGAGAATGGATTCacgaaaaagagaaaagcatTGGTGCTAGCTCCATGGCACAGGCTTTAAGAAGACTGCCACTTATCCCATCTGGTCTTGGGGCTTTGCCTAGTTTACACTTGTTGAGTTGGTGGTAGACATCTGTCTCTGTGAAAAGGACGGGGTAGGGGTTCTCAGGCATTGGAAGGTTGCCAAGCTCACATAAAAGATGCGTTCCTAAAGCTCTTTTAAGCAGGATTGGATGAGTTGACTGAATTCCAGTTCCAGCCCCTGCTGTGTGGAAGGGATGTAGCAATGTTGAGAATATGCTTCAAGTTGGTAGCAAGTGATGGGATTAGGAAAACAGTGCTACTTACGTACTTTGTCAGTAGTCATAATTTTTAGACTGATTGGTGTATGTGTTTGCCTTGTTCAGAGAGACGTCTTTCTCTGAAACTGGAATACAAGAGGTATGGAACAGTGATCACCTCtgacatgctcatccaggtgaTGGTCATCACCATCGACAAGCAGAACATAGATTTTGTGAAGGCTGAAAAAATAATTGTGCTAGATGAGCCAGACATGGGGATTGAGGTAAGAATATGCAGGACATCTGAGAATTAATAGAATACTGTAGATATCCATGatttagctgttttttgtttttgtttttttacttctctTCTGTGTTAATAAGTAACAAAAATACCATTAATCCTACTGAACTGGACTGCTCAGTAGCCAAGATCTGGTTGAAGCTACTGTATGTTTGCTTTTTGGTCACATTAGGAGAATAATTCAcccaaaaacatatttataattTGAACAAATGCAGTATCTAAATTTTATATCCACAGTGTTTTCTTGTTGTACTACTTAGAATCCAGTGTAGaaaatttgcaaaaatattcaaatctttGAAGGTTTccacacatttttcatgttacatccacaaactttgatgtattCTCTgagggttttatgtgataggccaacacaagtagtgcataattgtgaagtggaagaaaatggcAGTACTACAAGCCTGGAAACACTCCTTCCACCTCTGTCTATGAGGGGTGGCTGTAGCTAAGGTGGTACGAGTGATGACGGGTGGTAAAGGACATGCAGCCAACACTACAatgtaaaagtttaaatcataGCATGTGTTAATATGGCCAAGTCAAaggccagacctaaatccagttgaaaTTCTGTTCACACATAATCTTCATACAATCTGACCTTGAGCTTATTTTAGCCTGTATATATGCAAACCTGCTAGAGGTATACTGTAAAAAATcggcagctgtaactgcagaagAATTGACTAAATAGAAATTCATGCCATACTTTTATTTACTATTTtctgctggtctatcacataaaatctgtaTTTGAGGTAGACCTAAAGAGATAGATTTGTACTAAGAAACTTAATGTGAACTCAAACAGTTACCCCTCAGCATATTAAGTATATTGCAAGAAGAAAGATATTTATCCAGATGAAAAGCATAATTTAGCATTGATTTGTAAAATTCTACACTAAAGTGTTGATGTTTTGGGTTTTAAATCTGACAATTTGTCTAACTGATACCACATTATGTCATCTCTTTTATGGTGAAACCTGAACCTATGTCTGCAGCTGGTGGGTGAAGCCAGAGTAAACCAGCCTATGACTGCAGAGCTGACCTTGTTGAACTGTTTACCAAAGCCACTGCTGAACTGCAGCTTCACCATAGAGGGCATTGGCCTCACAGACGGCAAACCCATAACAGTAAAGTATGTCATGTTGTTTTCTATGTTGCAACTTTGTGTCTTACATCCCCTTGCACTCTATTTGCACTTTAATGCACAAAGtgatatttgaataaatatgtttattgtATGCATCGAGAAtcagaaattgttttaaattttaatgcaTATTCGGAACTTTGTATAAGGAACAGGAATCGCATACAAGCAAGATTTGGACAGGGTGTCTTCATGAACAGAAAAAAGACTGACCCTGCCAAGACCAAGAACCTGAAAGATACAAAGAGACTTGATAAATATTGATGTGTTACTCT
This DNA window, taken from Girardinichthys multiradiatus isolate DD_20200921_A chromosome 1, DD_fGirMul_XY1, whole genome shotgun sequence, encodes the following:
- the LOC124875085 gene encoding protein-glutamine gamma-glutamyltransferase 2-like; protein product: MSPERRLSLKLEYKRYGTVITSDMLIQVMVITIDKQNIDFVKAEKIIVLDEPDMGIELVGEARVNQPMTAELTLLNCLPKPLLNCSFTIEGIGLTDGKPITVKVGTVGAKQEAKASIDFKPTITGSNVLLVNFDSDKLKNIKSFIYVAVKE